GGCCTCGGGGCGCGGACTGTCTTCGGGCGTGCTCACGGTGACGGCTCCCTGGGGACGGAGAGATCTACGGGGTGTACGGCGGGAAACGCGGGGGTGTCGGTCCGGCTCAGCTCCAAGGCGCGGCCCGTGCCGAGGCGTACGACGAGATGGCGGTGCCAGTCGGTTTCGTCCCGCTCGGGGAAGTCCTCGCGCCAGTGGCAGCCGCGGGTCTCCTCGCGCTCCAGGGCGGCGGCCACGAGGACGCGGGCGACGCAGAGGAGGTTGGAGGTCTCCCACGACTCGACGCCCGGCTGGGCGGGCTTTCCGGGGTCCGCCGGGTCGGCCGGGCGCAGGGCGTCCTGGTAGACGGCCTCCAGGGCCTCGGCGGCCACACCCAGGCTCGTCGCGGACCTGAGGACGCTCGCGCCCTCGGACATGATCCGCTGGATCGTGAGGCGTGCCTCGGGGGCGATGAGCGGGAGGAGGGCGGTGGAATCGGCGATGGCGGTGCTGGTGCCGGTGGCGGGCTGGGCGGCGGGCGTCGCGGGGCGGGGGGCCGCCGCGACCGCGGCGATGTCCGCCGCGATGCGCTCGGCGAACACCAGGCCTTCGAGGAGCGAGTTGGACGCCAGCCGGTTGGCGCCGTGGACACCCGTGCAGGCCACCTCGCCGCAGGCGTAGAGGCCCGGCACGGTCGTACGGCCGCGCAGGTCCGTGCGGACGCCGCCGGACGCGTAGTGCGCGGCGGGCGCGACCGGGACCGGCTCGGTGACCGGGTCGATGCCGTGCGACCGGCAGGCGGCGAGGATCGTGGGGAAACGGGTCGCCCACATCTCCGCGCCGAAGTGCCTGGCGTCCAGATACATGTGGTCGGCGCCCTGCTCGCGCATGCGGCGCATGATGGCCTTGGCGACGATGTCGCGGGGCGCCAGCTCTGCCAGTTCGTGCTGGTCGAGCATGAAGCGGACGCCGTCGGCGTCCACGAGATGGGCGCCCTCGCCCCGTACCGCCTCGGACACCAGCGGCTGCTGGCCCTCCGATCCGGCGCCGAGGAAGAGCACCGTCGGGTGGAACTGTACGAATTCGAGGTCGGAGACCTCCGCCCCGGCGCGCAGCGCGAGTGCCACGCCGTCGCCGGTGGAGACGGCGGGGTTCGTGGTCGCCGAGAAGACCTGGCCCATGCCGCCGGTGGCCAGGACGACGGCGGGGGCGCGGACGGCGCCGACACCGTCGTGCTGGCCCTCGCCCATCACATGGAGGGTGACACCTGAGGTGTTGCCGTGCTCATCCGTAAGGAGGTCGAGGACCAGCGCGTTCTCGACGGTACGCAGGGAGGCTTCGCGTACCGCGTCCACCAGGGCGCGGGAGATCTCCGCACCGGTCGCGTCGCCGCCCGCGTGCGCGATACGGCGGCGGTGGTGGCCGCCCTCCCGGGTCAGCTGGAGATCACCGGCCGCCGACGTGTCGAAGCGCGCGCCCGTCCCGATCAGCCGGCGGACGGCGTCGGGCCCTTCGGTGACCAGGGTGCGTACGGCCTCCTCGTCGCAGAGACCGGCGCCCGCCACGAGCGTGTCGCTCAGGTGCTGCTCAGGGGTGTCGCCCTCACCGAGTGCCGCCGCGATGCCGCCCTGCGCCCAGCGGGTGGAGCCGTCGTCGAGGCGCGCCTTGGTCACGACGACCGTCCTGAGCCCGGCAGACGTACAGCGCAGGGCCGTGGTGAGCCCGGCGACGCCCGAGCCGACCACGACCACGTCGGCGTCGAGGGCCCAGCCGGGCACGGGCGCGGTGAGCTGGATGCCGGCCGGGCGGGCGG
The nucleotide sequence above comes from Streptomyces sp. NBC_01716. Encoded proteins:
- a CDS encoding L-aspartate oxidase yields the protein MTAESAREPRPARPAGIQLTAPVPGWALDADVVVVGSGVAGLTTALRCTSAGLRTVVVTKARLDDGSTRWAQGGIAAALGEGDTPEQHLSDTLVAGAGLCDEEAVRTLVTEGPDAVRRLIGTGARFDTSAAGDLQLTREGGHHRRRIAHAGGDATGAEISRALVDAVREASLRTVENALVLDLLTDEHGNTSGVTLHVMGEGQHDGVGAVRAPAVVLATGGMGQVFSATTNPAVSTGDGVALALRAGAEVSDLEFVQFHPTVLFLGAGSEGQQPLVSEAVRGEGAHLVDADGVRFMLDQHELAELAPRDIVAKAIMRRMREQGADHMYLDARHFGAEMWATRFPTILAACRSHGIDPVTEPVPVAPAAHYASGGVRTDLRGRTTVPGLYACGEVACTGVHGANRLASNSLLEGLVFAERIAADIAAVAAAPRPATPAAQPATGTSTAIADSTALLPLIAPEARLTIQRIMSEGASVLRSATSLGVAAEALEAVYQDALRPADPADPGKPAQPGVESWETSNLLCVARVLVAAALEREETRGCHWREDFPERDETDWHRHLVVRLGTGRALELSRTDTPAFPAVHPVDLSVPREPSP